A window of the Streptomyces sp. NBC_00454 genome harbors these coding sequences:
- a CDS encoding SWIM zinc finger family protein has translation MTEQGVRWTAEQVLALAPDDASRKAGARLGGAGPWSQTGGSASGAVWGLCKGSGSKPYRTVVDLSGPAYKCSCPSRKFPCKHALGLLLLWATEGLADAAGAPAGDGTPDGAPAPDWAGEWLAERAAKAARTAADRSAQAGPADAEAARKRAERRAARIGAGVAELEQRLADLVRGGLAGQERAGYAAWEETAARMVDAQAPGLAARVRELGTIPSCGAGWPARMLEEAALLHLLDRAWLGISALPEPLASTVRGRVGLPSGAGGEVVRDRWLVLAQYDTASPDGRLTTRRIWLRGLASGRPALVLDFGPPGRPPGLALPVGLVLDAEARFRPGSAGLRADLTERFAAAEPCGAAPTGVSTGAALEAYGAALREDPWLESWPVVLGPVVPIPGGRQGDQPGEAAWQLADVEGTSALPVPLTGAGSRPRAGLWQLAALSGGGPVTVFGECGHRGFTPLTVWQPDSSEPVVLTSA, from the coding sequence ATGACTGAGCAGGGGGTCCGCTGGACAGCGGAACAGGTACTGGCTCTGGCTCCTGACGACGCATCACGCAAGGCGGGGGCCAGACTCGGCGGGGCGGGGCCGTGGTCACAGACCGGAGGTTCCGCTTCCGGTGCGGTGTGGGGTTTGTGCAAGGGCAGCGGCAGCAAGCCGTACCGGACGGTCGTCGACCTGTCGGGCCCGGCGTACAAGTGCTCCTGCCCGAGCCGGAAGTTCCCCTGCAAGCACGCGCTGGGACTGCTGCTGCTGTGGGCCACGGAGGGGCTCGCAGACGCGGCGGGGGCGCCGGCAGGGGACGGGACACCCGACGGGGCACCGGCTCCGGACTGGGCCGGCGAGTGGCTGGCGGAGCGGGCGGCGAAGGCCGCGCGGACCGCCGCCGACCGCTCCGCCCAGGCCGGGCCGGCGGACGCGGAGGCCGCCCGGAAGCGGGCCGAGCGGCGGGCGGCCCGGATCGGGGCGGGGGTCGCCGAGCTGGAGCAGCGGCTCGCGGACCTGGTCCGCGGCGGCCTGGCCGGACAGGAGCGGGCCGGGTACGCCGCCTGGGAGGAGACCGCCGCCAGGATGGTCGACGCCCAGGCGCCGGGACTGGCGGCCCGGGTCCGGGAGTTGGGGACGATACCCAGTTGCGGCGCCGGATGGCCCGCCCGGATGCTGGAGGAGGCCGCGCTGCTGCACCTGCTGGACCGGGCGTGGCTGGGGATATCCGCATTGCCGGAACCACTGGCCTCGACGGTCCGCGGCCGGGTGGGACTGCCATCCGGGGCGGGGGGCGAGGTCGTTCGGGACCGCTGGCTCGTACTGGCCCAGTACGACACGGCGTCGCCCGACGGCCGCCTCACCACCCGCCGGATATGGCTGCGCGGGCTGGCGAGCGGGCGGCCGGCCCTGGTCCTGGACTTCGGCCCGCCCGGGCGACCACCCGGGCTGGCCCTGCCCGTCGGGCTGGTGCTGGATGCGGAAGCCCGCTTCCGGCCCGGCTCGGCGGGACTCCGGGCGGACCTCACCGAACGGTTCGCGGCGGCCGAGCCGTGCGGGGCGGCGCCGACGGGCGTGAGCACCGGCGCGGCACTGGAGGCGTACGGCGCGGCACTGCGCGAGGACCCCTGGCTGGAGTCCTGGCCGGTGGTGCTCGGCCCGGTGGTGCCGATACCGGGAGGACGGCAGGGGGACCAACCGGGCGAAGCAGCCTGGCAATTGGCGGACGTGGAAGGGACGTCCGCCCTGCCCGTGCCCCTGACCGGGGCCGGGAGCCGGCCCCGCGCGGGGCTGTGGCAACTGGCCGCGCTGTCGGGAGGCGGGCCGGTGACGGTGTTCGGCGAGTGCGGACACCGCGGTTTCACCCCGCTGACGGTCTGGCAGCCGGACTCCTCGGAGCCGGTGGTGCTGACTTCGGCCTGA